The Anomaloglossus baeobatrachus isolate aAnoBae1 chromosome 7, aAnoBae1.hap1, whole genome shotgun sequence sequence TCCCTGGAATATTTTGACCTTGTCCTACGGGTTACATTACCATACTGTAAGAAGGAATTTATTCAAAAGATGGAAACAAAAGAAACATTTTGTCATTGCCGGGGGCAGTGTAAGCCGGCCACAGCTCCTAACGCTCAACTTATAGAAGCATTCCACCCTAAATGCAGTTCGTAAAATGTCCTATGACATTGATGAATCAATTGCAAAGAATAGTTAGGATTTTGTGGTGAAAAGAGAGCCATAATTGCAGACTGGAATGGTTCATAAATACATTTCCTAAACAGTATGTTGGCTTATACCTCCTTGGCTAATGTCTACATGAATAAAAAACAGTAGAGCAATATAAAAGGAAGCCTGTCATGTCTGAAATGCAAATTAAACTAATTAAACAGTTATGTATAAAACTTATTATACAAGCAGTATTCATTTCATTACTGTATTTACTTTTAAAACTCGTTTTATTCCATATGCAAATGTAGGGGCTTCGGCGCAAGCCGGTGTAGCTAAGTCCTATGTGCACCATTATTCCACCTCAATTAGCAGAGCGATCGCTGTGAAGACCTTAACCACAGCGCTGTGCATACATACTGTCTATGAAGGAGTCAGCGGTGATCACACAGTATGGGAGAAGGCCTCCTTTCTGCATTATCATCTATCAGCATGTAAGAGGAAGGACTATGCCTGTGCACCCCTACCCTGAAGACACTGATCGCCTTTGAATCGCGATAATGTGACCTGTGTTTATGTATGCAATTTATTTGTGCTAAAAGTTTGTGTGGCCATCTAGTGGGTTTAGGTACTACTCCATCGTAAAGAGAATAGGTCCTGCCTAGCAACAAGAGGACTTAGGCAGGGAATAGTTAAGTTCTGTGGGTTGCACACAGGAGAAGGAGCCAGCTTCAGGGTACAGCCTGACTCTATCTggtttagtagtagtagtagtagttggaGTGTGTAAAGCAATACTAATAGGTAGTATAGCAAGTAGGAGTAGTGTGCAAGCCTGACAGAAAGCTTAGGCCTTAGAAAGAGGGTGTGGTATCTGTGACCTGATCATCACGGTCAAACTGGAAACAGAGCATGGGGTAACAACTCCTCCTGGGGACGGGTATAGGGTCACCTCTGTCCCACAGTTGTTAGTACCATGCCTGAAATCTACATGGTTTTCCTGGTCAGTGGACTGACTCCAGTGGTACCAGACTTCAAATGGAAGCTTGGCATAGACCTAGGCAAACACGTCGGAATTGAAACTATGGTAGACAAGGTGAGTCCAAAGGCTGTCGACACCATTATAGAGAATGGGTCTCTGTGGTTGGGACAAGACACTGGCCAGTGTGGACTAAATGACTTTATCATGTGGGACTGTGGTGTCAGAGAGTAAGGAGAAGGAGGAACAAACAGCAGCAGTAGTACCAGGAGTGATGCAGCAGTCTAACGTGAAAGTTTGGGTTAAAATCGATTATGctgtgtggagacacgggagtcagtgggtgctctcatccactgaCCTGGTCACCttcagaaagacagcatggcccagggctcatcccaactgaacgcccaactTCCTTGAccatgggtggaacactactcagacaacacaggatgagggaatcacaatattaagactttattggatccccaaacaattatcagcatatagcacataaccagcaaaaccacagaatgtaacaacagtttctcacccttccgctggctcaccagggattagaatgtccatgcctcagagcttccagggctacttactccaaaccagcagcaccccgcttttggcgggcacccaccgagaatggaataacgccagatttaggaagctggctgagggccgcaaagcctgtagtcaggtgacaggATTGTTCTGAGCTGGATTCCttacttaggtagtccttgatatctcagccgaatccttgcattcgatgctgaagtccatgtagtattataatccaggttcggttatggcttgccaatcggatctgcagatcctagattggtatcatgtagcaagagtattgctgggcaatggacagtcctccttcttatacccctgagctctccatttaggccattggtggataagactgggctcttattggctagatttcaagccatgtacaaaatatccctagtagtaatggtctctggcagagacgagggagagacaactAAGTTACATCGTatatagcaatacacatagtaatacaatgggaggttcacataattgatttgtctgggtatctgaccttcactggtcaaggtaattacatgagtcaacaagaactataacactagactcctaagagtcttgtagaaacaatgaggggcttatcccccgttcataaacaaactatcatcatgtctggctgaattttaagaaacttaacccatgctaggcactgacagagtccatgtcgtcacatgctGTACTAAATGTTTTCAAATATTGTGCACACAGTATGGATCTGTTGGAAGTACTGTGTGAAACCTATAGTAAAAGATTGTTAAAAAAGGATCCCGAGTGTGTGTCAATGACTCCCCAGCAGAAGAATCCTGGTCAGCACGAGGGCCTAATCACAGGTgtggcttgcacacacaaagacCACACGCCCAGCCAGGATCACCCCAAACAATCCCTTCGCCCTTGCTCTGTGCAGTAGTCTGTGGAATTTACCACCAAAGAAGGACTGTTGAGAAGCCCCTCGTCCACCGCCCTGCACTGCCACCACAAGCGGCCTCTTATAGATCCTTATTTATTAGTCTGAGCAGACAGTTGTCAAAAAAGTTTCTCTTGTTCTTGAAGACCCGACATATCTGCCCATCCTGTGGATAACTATTTGATTTTAATGAGAACAATGTATTGGTTCCCTTGTCCCATGGAGGCGCTGCAGGCGAATTGTACTGTTGTTGTCAGATAATCGCTGCAGATTCCAGATTATTATCAGTGTATGTTTCAGCAAAAAGCTATTGTTTAATGGGGGTATGCGTTTTATTAGTTTGCTACTTATAGTCTGATAGTGTAAGAAAATATTTTAGGTTACTTAGGAGTCAGTGATAAATATTgcacttaggggccctttgcacactacgacattgcaggtacgatgtcggtggggtcaaatcgaaagtgacgcacatccggcgtcgctctcgacatcgtagtgtgtaaatcgttttaactacgattaccgagcgcaaaagcgtcggtatcgtatgatcggtgtagtgtcggtcattttcattattttggctacagctacggtacgatgttgttcctcgttcctgcggcagcacacatcgctgtgtatgaagttgcaggagcgaggaacatctcctacctgcgtcccgtctgcaatgcggaaggaaagaggtaggcgggatgtttacgccctgctcatctccgcccctccgcttctattggccgcctgccgtgtgatgtcgctgtgatgccacacgaccctcccccttaggaaggaggcgggtcgccggccagagcgacgtcgcagggcaggtaagtgcatgtgaagctgctgcagcgataatattcgctacggcagctatcacgaaatatcgcagctgcgacgggggtggggactatcacactcagcatcgcagcattggcttgcgatatcgtagtgtgcaaagggcccctaagactgTGATCATTAAGTCCAATATTTGGATTGTGTTGTTCAGGTTACTTTAAACAATAGAAAGGGAAGAACTCAAACTACAAAACAACCTAGAGTATAAATAGGTTTCTGCAGTCAGCGGACACAGATCGCCTGTTCCCCCCATACAAATCTCCCCCATAAGCAACTTCTGAAAGCATCTTTGAGTATCTGGTGTAAAGTGGGGTTTTTCCTTTGGCCATCCCTCTTTACTacagtttttcctttttttctttcagTTGTATATTTACCTAACATAGTATTGCTAATTGCTATTGTTACTAAATACGTGTAACTGAATAGTGAGAATGTGATTGTTTTTTCATTGCTTACAGTACACAGTTACAGTGTAGCCCATTTTTCTGGGAACATCTTGTTTATAACTTAAACTTTAAATTAAACCGCAATGTTCCGTCATTATTTAGAAAAAGAAAAACGTCCTTTTAATTGAACAGAAAGTAACTTTGGTCAAGAAAGCTGACACAATAGTGCAAGGCTCCTATGACCCAGAAGAAACTGTTTCTCATCATTATAAAATCACTAAATCATTTCAGAAAAATAGGCGAAATTCTGCTGTGTCCCACTTATAGACATGTATTGTCAGTTCAAAATGTTTAGTGCCGAGTACCGCAATACAGTGCTCAAAAAAATACCAACATACTATGACAAAATAACAGTTCAACATATAATGTAATTTGGTTATAGTACTATATAATGTCTAATTATTGTTTCTATAGATTAGTTTTCTGGCTTCACATTCTTGCAGGTTATTGGCAAacctgtgttaaagggaacctgtcaactttTTTGGGGCCTATGAGCTGTGGCAATCACcagagggctcttatatacagcattctaacattctgtatataacagcccaggccgctgtgtaaaatgtaaaaatcactttataatgcttacctaaacggtcgctgcggtggttgGGCCATGTGgacatctccgttctccgggtccggcgcctcctcttttgaccGTCTTtgacgtccttcttctgaagctggggagcatgacgcatcctatgtcatccacacttgccggcattgaggtcctgcgcaggcgcactttgatctgccctgagcagggcagatcaaagtattgtagtgcgcctgcgcgggaccggtgagtgtgtatgacgtaggatgcgtcctgCACACAGGCTCCGGAAGGAGGAcggagatggccgaaagaggaggcaccggacccggagaacgaagacgcccttatggcccaactccaccgcagcgactgttatttctgcacactgtcaggattcctctCTGTATGCCTTCTCTAGTGGCCATTATGTGACCACTGatatggttccctttaaagattaaaAGATCAATACTTTCATTGGGTCCAAAACGAATTTTTTGGTGCTGTTCCAATTTCCGCTAATCGCCTGCAGCAGTACTATCATATCAACATattcagccaatcactgggctcagctcTATATAACAGCATTGATAATGTAGGAATATATCTCTGATGAAAGATAATGTAGCCAATGttacatgcagtcctatgtaacaccacaataATACTATGTGACTCTACTATTACTACCATATAGTCACATATGCCAATTTTACACAATGAGTTACAGGTGTTGTCTCCTGTAATCATAATCGAtcatttttcctttttcttctacATTTAGTCAATACTAATGATGtatctaaggcctgcgccacacatccgtgcctccggtacgtttttggcattttttgcacgtaccggagacacgtgctgatgttgacatactatttttaatctaaaaagcctcacgtcagtgtttgcgcacggagcgtgtgtccgttccgtgcgtacgtttgtgcgtgtcgaaaaagcgctgacatgtccgttttccaccggcatcacgtcctcacggatccattaaatcctatgggtccgtgtttacacgtacgtgatacggatggcctccgtatgctatccgtgtggtccgtgtccgtgttttaattagaaagtttgttacactctgaaatactttcaggtggcgtagctaacatatttttttgcacaaaactaactgtgcatttgcagaaggagtgatcaagcaagaagttgtagttctgtgtattgcaagatctattttgagcaaactttcgtcttcgaaatataataatggcaccacgggtggacacggagaaacttataacagctgtcgagactcacccaccattatgggatacacgtgtagatggttaccatgaccgactgactgttgatcgccattggaatcaagtagctgaggaagtgtaccccaataatgcatggtctagatgttctcctgcaaagcgtgctaaatatggtaagttgttgtatttttttatagttatttatttaatatctatatttggatttgTTCATACTTTCAAACGgtgattgttttggcatagttatgttgtcttttagtgtaaaatcctatgagaagaattggtctatgtactactcaatatattgagttcctgtacacttttttcatagtatcaccaaactttcatcagtgtcaaaaatcaaagtatacttaaatttgtaatctgacttggaattcttcatgaatttacttaattaactgattaaactgtcatgttttttaaaattccctgttgtattagtctaaatttagtatcacacttgaaaatgttggtttttttttttttttaaaataaaattgtttaaaatgacatgtcaatatcattacctacatgtatcaaataatatttcgagtaatttatagccaaatgtcattgcaaaaacaccaaattataatttaaatatagatgacaattacttaaaatataattattcagaaatattatttggttatgtgtgaatgtctaaacatgtttttgaatgatgaatatctaaataaattatatttcatcctaagtatttgaccaacataattgtgttaaattgtatattaaatttcgcaaacattatttaaattaatgtgtgcagaattatggagaatgttgcaagtgacatatttgtaaattttccacagttgacttggtaaaaaggcgttggcgttcagcccgtgatcagtaccgaagggagtacaaccctatgccatcctcatccagccaaggccgcaaacgcagatatgtctactatgaacaaataagcttcctagcacccatcttagaagttacacagtaagtttttttttttctgaaaaaaaaaaaaaccctgaagataattggacaaagataaatgttaagattgtaatatgttttttcatttcttatagaacggaggataatcttgacgaatcagatgatgaaccaacagcaggtccctctgctacagccacctcagcatcagaacaagaacctgccagagaagacattgaaattcctgagactcaacaagatgcagcaaatgaatcacatgagggtgggacagagagtgcacaaaccaacacccaaggctcatcaacgcaacaaacaaccacaccagctacacaatcaacacaaacaaatgtacttccacgttttgcaccacaacctctacgtgcaagaagaatccgcagacctgaggaaatgagatccttaccggaaataattgacacacgcattattcacataatgaacactttaattccagaaacagatgccgagcgtttttgtcgctctttatcaactagcttaaccaaaattccttcagataggcaggaacgtgtaagagctgctatgctgaccctactgtcagctagtcaggcagaacaggaaccagtgagagtgtatgaggccatagaaaattggcgtaccattatgcaacaacatacagtcccaaacacaacagacaatcaaaatacaatttcaacacaaacaacaatggcaactgtaatagtcaataatccactattacaacaatctggacaaccttcaattgcttcaagtacgttattcccaacaccaattagacaagggtatgttgcaaccaatactggtgccttaagcacagtacaaagtgctacctctcagcaacccatgaactatatgaatttacaaccaactcaaactactagttactttactcaacccacaaatattggtggtttacctaatttgtttccaggttcaacatacccacaatcattcatgatgcctcattatccaatctcaactatgttacctacaccacacttacaaacatcagtcaactatcctcaaggtcaacaacatacacacacacaatacccaattacccatgtagatccacaggtgtactcaaccacaggcaatgtgttgggacaaaccagcatgcaacagactgttccacacactactgtagctagtaataggaatgttgttcagcaaacaactgtttccattcctgaaaataccatttctgaggccacacaaaacaacatactcagcaacactcaggttacttcactagaagatcttgttgacttg is a genomic window containing:
- the LOC142245745 gene encoding uncharacterized protein LOC142245745, with amino-acid sequence MAPRVDTEKLITAVETHPPLWDTRVDGYHDRLTVDRHWNQVAEEVYPNNAWSRCSPAKRAKYVDLVKRRWRSARDQYRREYNPMPSSSSQGRKRRYVYYEQISFLAPILEVTQTEDNLDESDDEPTAGPSATATSASEQEPAREDIEIPETQQDAANESHEGGTESAQTNTQGSSTQQTTTPATQSTQTNVLPRFAPQPLRARRIRRPEEMRSLPEIIDTRIIHIMNTLIPETDAERFCRSLSTSLTKIPSDRQERVRAAMLTLLSASQAEQEPVRVYEAIENWRTIMQQHTVPNTTDNQNTISTQTTMATVIVNNPLLQQSGQPSIASSTLFPTPIRQGYVATNTGALSTVQSATSQQPMNYMNLQPTQTTSYFTQPTNIGGLPNLFPGSTYPQSFMMPHYPISTMLPTPHLQTSVNYPQGQQHTHTQYPITHVDPQVYSTTGNVLGQTSMQQTVPHTTVAKESWMNPTRDEPFDPQRIKFEI